In uncultured Devosia sp., a genomic segment contains:
- a CDS encoding VOC family protein, with product MATKLAHSMIRVLEEERSTDFYRRAFGLEIVNRIEFADFTLVYMAKELDGFELELTINRGRTEPYDLGDGYGHLAVVVDNLQSEYERFTAEGFTVGKLVDFKNGNTPVARFFFATDPDGYKIEVIQKGGRFQ from the coding sequence ATGGCTACCAAGCTCGCCCATTCGATGATCCGCGTTCTCGAAGAGGAGCGCTCGACCGATTTCTACCGACGCGCCTTTGGGCTGGAGATCGTCAATCGCATTGAATTTGCCGATTTCACGCTGGTTTACATGGCCAAGGAGCTCGATGGCTTCGAGCTTGAGCTGACCATCAACCGCGGCCGCACCGAACCCTATGACCTCGGCGATGGCTATGGCCACCTTGCCGTGGTGGTCGACAATCTCCAGTCCGAATACGAGCGCTTCACCGCCGAAGGCTTTACCGTCGGCAAGCTGGTCGATTTCAAGAATGGCAATACGCCGGTCGCGCGCTTCTTCTTCGCCACCGATCCAGATGGCTACAAGATCGAAGTCATCCAGAAGGGCGGCCGCTTCCAGTAG
- the upp gene encoding uracil phosphoribosyltransferase — MSNVTVIDHPLIQHKLTIMRNKETSIAGFRRLLREIAHLMCYEVTRDLELEMIPIETPMTQMDSPAIKGKKLVFASILRAGNGLLDGMLDLVPAARVAHIGIYRDHETLEPVEYYFKAPSNLEDRLIIVVDPMLATGNSATAAIEKLKERGANNIRFLCLLAAPEGIKNFAVAHPDVPVFTASIDSHLDEKGYIVPGLGDAGDRMYGTK, encoded by the coding sequence ATGAGCAACGTAACCGTCATCGATCACCCGCTGATCCAGCACAAGCTGACCATCATGCGCAACAAGGAGACGTCCATCGCCGGCTTCCGTCGCCTGCTGCGCGAGATTGCCCATCTGATGTGCTACGAAGTCACCCGCGACCTCGAACTCGAAATGATCCCGATCGAGACGCCGATGACCCAGATGGACAGCCCCGCCATCAAGGGCAAGAAGCTGGTCTTCGCCTCGATCCTGCGCGCTGGCAATGGCCTGCTCGATGGCATGCTGGACCTGGTTCCCGCCGCACGCGTCGCTCATATCGGCATCTATCGCGACCACGAAACGCTTGAGCCGGTCGAATATTACTTCAAGGCGCCGTCCAATCTCGAAGATCGTCTGATCATCGTGGTCGATCCCATGCTGGCCACCGGCAATTCGGCAACGGCAGCGATCGAAAAGCTCAAGGAACGCGGCGCCAACAACATCCGCTTCCTCTGCCTGCTGGCCGCGCCCGAAGGCATCAAGAATTTCGCCGTGGCCCATCCGGACGTGCCGGTCTTCACCGCCTCAATCGACAGCCACCTCGACGAAAAGGGCTATATCGTCCCCGGCCTCGGCGACGCCGGCGACCGCATGTACGGCACGAAGTAG